A genomic region of Ornithorhynchus anatinus isolate Pmale09 chromosome 7, mOrnAna1.pri.v4, whole genome shotgun sequence contains the following coding sequences:
- the HMGA1 gene encoding high mobility group protein HMG-I/HMG-Y encodes MSESSSKSSQAQASKQDKDGAEKRGRGRPRKQPPKEPSEAPAPKRPRGRPKGSKNKGTAKGRKPATPPARKPRGRPKKLEKEEEEGISQESSEEEEEEQ; translated from the exons atgagcGAGTCCAGCTCAAAGTCCAGCCAGGCCCAGGCCTCCAAGCAAGACAAAGACGGAgctgagaagagagggaggggtcgGCCCAGGAAACAGCCCCCG AAGGAGCCCAGCGAGGCCCCCGCTCCCAAGAGACCCCGAGGCCGCCCGAAGGGAAGCAAGAACAAGGGGACCGCCAAGGGACGG AAACCCGCCACGCCCCCGGCGAGGAAACCCAGAGGTCGTCCTAAGAAACTG gagaaagaggaagaggagggtattTCCCAGGAGTcctcagaagaggaggaggaggagcagtga
- the SMIM29 gene encoding small integral membrane protein 29 isoform X1 — translation MSNTTAPSAPRANSDSLVGYVLGPFILITLMGVVLAVMMYIRKKKRVDRLRHHLLPLYSYDPTEELQEAEQELLGDVGDPRVVHGWRSSYQHKRVPLLDVKT, via the exons ATGAGTAACACGACGGCCCCTAGTGCCCCCAGGGCCAACAGCGACTCCCTGGTGGGCTACGTGCTGGGACCCTTCATCCTCATCACCCTCATGGGGGTCGTCCTGGCTGTG ATGATGTATATCCGGAAGAAGAAGCG AGTGGACCGGCTGCGACACCACCTGCTGCCCCTGTACAGCTACGACCCGACCGAGGAGCTGCAGGAGGCCGAGCAGGAGCTACTGGGCGACGTGGGGGACCCCAGG gTGGTGCACGGCTGGCGCAGCAGCTACCAACACAAGCGGGTGCCCCTGTTGGACGTGAAGACCTGA
- the SMIM29 gene encoding small integral membrane protein 29 isoform X2 has product MSNTTAPSAPRANSDSLVGYVLGPFILITLMGVVLAVMMYIRKKKRYDPTEELQEAEQELLGDVGDPRVVHGWRSSYQHKRVPLLDVKT; this is encoded by the exons ATGAGTAACACGACGGCCCCTAGTGCCCCCAGGGCCAACAGCGACTCCCTGGTGGGCTACGTGCTGGGACCCTTCATCCTCATCACCCTCATGGGGGTCGTCCTGGCTGTG ATGATGTATATCCGGAAGAAGAAGCG CTACGACCCGACCGAGGAGCTGCAGGAGGCCGAGCAGGAGCTACTGGGCGACGTGGGGGACCCCAGG gTGGTGCACGGCTGGCGCAGCAGCTACCAACACAAGCGGGTGCCCCTGTTGGACGTGAAGACCTGA